GCTGAGGGCAAGGGAGCCAATCGCGCTGCGGAACAGCACCGTGTCATCGATGCAGTAAGGACGCCCGTGCGCCCCCAGATTGACGGATCCCTCGAAGACTCAGTCTGGCAGGCGCTTCCCTTCCAAGGCGAGTTTGTCCAGCGCGAGCCCGCGGAGGGCGCACCGGCCAGCGAGCCCACTCAGGTGGGGATCCTTTATGACGAGGAAAACCTCTATCTGGGCGTCAAGTGCTACGACAGCGAGCCCCACCGTGTGGTGGCGAGAGAGATGCTCCGGGACACCCAATTGGATGATGATGACAACTTTGAGATTGTGATTGACTCCTACCGGGATCGGCGGAGTGGCTTCTACTTTGTCGTCAATCCACACGGCGCGAAGCGTGATGCGGTATTCAGCAACGAGGGGCGAAACTTCAACCCCGCGTGGGACGGGATATGGCGTTGCCGGGCGCAGGTGAACCGCCTCGGCTGGTTTGCCGAGATCGCCATACCGTGGAAGACCTTGCGGTTTGCCAGGCAGGACACCCAAGTCTGGGGCATCAATTTCGCCCGTACGATTCGACGCAAGAACGAATACGTCTATTGGCAGCTGGTCCCTCGCGATGTGGGGTGGGCAGGACTTTTTCGACTGTCCCACGCGGGGACTCTGCGCGGTCTGGCAGGACTGCAGGGCGGAGGAGCGGTGGACCTGAAACCGTACGTGGCAGGCGGATTACAACGGGATGCCCAGACTGGTTTTTCTACCCTACGGAGGCAGGCGCTGGGACTGGACGCGAAGGTGCTCCTCTCGCCCAACCTGGTCGTGGACCTCACTATGAACCCTGACTTTGCGCAAGTGGAGGCAGACCGGGAGCAAGTCAACCTCACACGCTTTTCGCTGTACTTCCCGGAGAAGCGCGACTTCTTTCTTGAGGGGGGTGATGTCTTCTCCTTTGGCAGTGGGCGAGGGCGAGGCGGCGGGAACGTGGAGCTCTTTTATAGCCGGCGCATTGGACTGGTGCAGGGGACGGCAATTCCCATTCTGGGTGGCGCAAAGGTGGTGGGGAAGGTGGGTGACTACCAGGTGGGTGCTTTGAACGTGCTCACGGAGCGGACGCGCCTGAGTGATGGACAGGTAGTTCCCCCCACCAACTTTGCAGTGTTGCGCCTGCGTCGCGACCTGATGAGCAGAGCTTCACTGGGGGTTTTGATGACCTCCATGCAGGAGTTTGGCCAGGCCGCATATGGGCACGCCTTTGGCGTCGACGGCATCTTTCCGCTGAATGACCATCTCACAGTAAGCGGATGGCTGGCCGGGGAGCTTGGCTCCGACGCTGAGGGCCCCTGGCACAAGGCGCTCTCCAGGAGAACCGCCTCGGAAGTGAACGTGCGCTACGCCAGCGACCTGTGGTCCTTTGGCGGCGGCTTGCAAGATGTGGGTGGTGCCTTTGACCCCGCGATGGGCTTCGTGCGGCGCCGTGACTTCCGCCGGGCCCAGCTCCATGCCGAATACTCTCCGCGCCCCGCCAACGCCTCGTTGGTGCGCCAATTCAGTTACGAGGTGAACGCAGATTGGCGGACCGACCATACAGGCCTACTCCTGGATAGCGGCCTCGGGGCCTCTTTCGGCGTCCGGTTCCAAAACAGTGCCCGCCTCAACCTGGGACTGGAACGAGAATACGAATGGTTGCCTGAAGACTGGGAAGTCCGCCCTGGGTTCCTGGTCCCGAGAGGAGCTTATAGCGGGTACGACGCGTACGTAGAGGCCAACTCCGACCGCGGGCGCGGCCTGTCTGGGTCGGTCGACGTGCATGTCGGCGACTACTACACAGGGCGCAGCCTGCAGGTGGGTACTGGCGCCGAGCTCACCAGCATTGCCCGCGTCAAAGTGATGCTCAACTACAACCATAACCTCATCTCCATGGCAGAGAAGCAGTTCCGCACCAACACAGTTGGAATGCGCCTGTTCTATTTCTTTTCCACAGAACTCTATTGCAAAGCCTACGTTCAATGGAATGATGACCGTCTCAGTTATGAAGGTCGGCAGAGGCTGCTAAGTAACTTCTTGGTACGATGGATATACAGCTCTGGAAGCGATCTCTACGTGGTGGTAAATGATGGACGTTTGATAGGACCAGACGGACACGAGATCACCAACCGCGCTGTGCTGCTAAAGGTGACGCGGTTCCTGCGCACCTGAAGCACCTGGTCCCTTAGAGCGTGGTGCAAGCGTGTGGAATCGATGTATGGACAGGCAAAGGGAGTTGTCACTTTCGGCCCTACGCCGTTTCTTCGACAAATGGCTGTACTGCACCTTTGTCGACTTGGGGCTGCGTGGCGACGGGGTGCGCGAGTATCTGACCGATTTGCTGACCAGGTTCGCCCGCACTGAGAACCTCTATCGCATAAAAGCCTGGGGCGGCAAAGAGGTTCTCACCGTGGTGGAGATGCTTTTGGAGGCCGAGGCTCGGGCCCACCCGGAGAGTCCTCAGTTTAACCCAAACGACGAGCGTGAAATCCGCCGCCACGTGGGCGACTATACCATGTTCATGACCGGCATCTTCCGTGAGTATGTCACCAATATCGGAGTCCTGGACCTTTACATGAAGCAGGGAGAGCTCGCCTATCTGGAGGTGAGTGAGCTGGACGAGATTGCCGAGCGACAAACCGCCCCGCTGTTCCGGCGCCTGTTCCGGGAATTCGAGCGCCTCTCCGGCGCCCTGGATTACATGAAAAAGGTCTACTTCAGGCCGGACATCCAGCCGGGCGAGTTCAGGAGCTTGATCGACCACCTCAGCCGGTGGTAGACTGGGGGGACGCCGAAACACAAAGGCAAGGGGAGAAAGGAGGCTGGCCATGCGCCGTACGTTTGGGTGGGTATCAATCGCTCTGTGGGTTGCCGTCTCTCCGTGGTTCCCACGTGCCTATGCCCAGCGGCCGTATGACGTCACCTACTACCAGCTCAACATCCGAATTGACCCTTCGACTGAAACGATACAGGGTGTCGCCACCGTGGGCTTTGTGAGCCGAGACTCCGCGCTCACGGCCATCCAACTCGACCTGTCGGGGGCGCTGACGGTGAGCGCAGTTGGCGGCAGTGCCACCGGTTTCGCCCATGAAGGCGATCGCCTCACCGTCCAACTTCAGCGGGCGATGGAGCCGGGCGAAGAGGGTCGCGTGAACATCTCCTATGGCGGCCGGCCACGCAATGTCGGCGGACTGGGCATGGTCTTCGCTCGGGCTGCCAATGCCCCCAGCGTGCACACCATCAGCTGCCCGTACCATGCGTACCTGTGGATGCCCTGCAACGACTACCCCGGCGACAAAGCGGACAGCGTGAGGCTAGTGGTCACCGTTCCCGCGTCCATGGTAGTGGCCTCCAACGGCAGACTCTTGAGACAAGAAGTCCACAGTGACGGCACCACCACCTACACCTGGCTGGAATCCCACCCCATTGCCACCTACCTCATCTGTATCACCGCTGGGCGCTACACGACCATCACCGATTCCTATACCAGCATTGACGGTACCGCGGTGCCTTTGCAGTATTTCGTCTACCCAGGGGATGCCTCGAAGGCGCAAGAGGACTTTTCCGTAATCCCGCGCGCGATGATGGCATTCGAACGGTGGTTTGGGCCCTACCCCTTTGCGGACGAAAAGTACGGAATGGCCGAATGCCAGATGATCTTTGGCGGGATGGAACATCAGACCATGACCACTATTCATCCCGCCTACATCACTGGCACCCACGCCAATGACGACGTTTTCGTGCACGAGTTGGCACACATGTGGTGGGGCGACTGCGTCACCGTGGAGAATTGGCATCATTGCTGGTTGAACGAAGGTTTTGCTTCCTATGCCGAAGCGTTGTACACCGAGTACTACTTCGGCCGAGAAGCCTACCACCAGTATATGAACGGGGATTTGAATGCCCTGGCCTACAAAGACCCGGTCTACCGTTACGACTTGACCAACGCCATGGGGATTTTCGACCTGGTTGTGTATCGGAAGGGGGCCTGGATTCTCCACATGCTCCGGGGCATGGTGGGTGATTCGCTTTTTAAGGAGATACTGGGCCTTTACCGTGCGCGCCACGCCTATGGCAACGCAACCACTGAGGACTTTCGCCAGGTGTGCGAAGATGTGAGCGGAAGGGATCTCGGTTGGTTCTTCCAGGAGTGGGTGTACGAACCCTGGCACCCTGAGTACCATTACGGCTACAAAGTCGAGGACCGGGGCGAGGGCCACTCCGCCCGCTACCGGGTGAGGCTGTTCGTTGACCAGGAACAAGAGGTCGGCCCGTTGTTCCACATGCCTCTGCACATGGAGGTGCGCCACAAGGGAGGCTCCGCCTACGAGTATCACCTGATCCCGCAGATCGAAGAGAGGAACCTCAGACTCTGCTGGGACACCGAGGTGCGGCCGGACACGATCCTCATTGACCCGGATGGTTGGGTGCTGAAGGAGGTGAGGTGCACCACCACACCCCTGCTGCGCCTAAAGGGTGCTTCCGTCGTGCACGACTCGGGCAACAACAACGGCCGCGCGGAGGCAGGCGAGGTTGTGGAGATGGTCGTGAGGATAGTGAACAGAGGCGTAGACGCCGACGATGTGCGGGTCACCCTCCTCTGTGCAGACCCCGCTATCACTGTATCCGCTGATACGGCAGCCATCGACTCCCTTTGGCACAGGGAAGAGGCAGAGGTGGGGCCCTTCGTGTTCACGGTCAGCGACACAGCCACTGCGCGCCGTGTGCCATTTGTGGTGCGAGCATGGAGCGCCGATGGCCATGTGGCGCACGATACTCTGCATGTAGGCGTGGGCCAGGCCCCGATTCTTCTCCTCGATGATGATGGCGGGGCAGCGTACGAGGGCTACTACCAGCGCGCACTTGCCGAGCTTGGTCTTTACATTGACTATTGGGACGCGGCCAAGGACGGTCCTCCAGGGCCACAGCTGTTGGGCACCTATAGAACTGTGCTCTGGTTTACCGGTGATGACGACACAACTTCCCTCACCGCCCACGAACAAGGGCTTGTGGCCGAATATCTGGACAACGGCGGGCACCTCATTCTCACTGGCCAGAACATCTCCTCGGACCTTTTTGGCCGGGGCAGTGCCGCAGACTCGGCCTTCTGCGCGCGGTACTTAAAGTGCACGCTTGTCAAGCCGGGCACATCGGATTATACGATGATGGGTGTGGCAGGAGACCCGGTGGCCGGAGGCATGGTCCTCTCGCTGCGCGGTCAATACGGCGCAGGTAATCAAACCGCTCCCGACGTGGTAGCCCCGCTGAGCCCCGCGGTAATGATGCTGAAGTACCTTCCTGGACAGGGGGCGGCAGCGGTGCGCTGGCACGACCCAGCAACCGGGGCCAAGCTCATTTACCTCGCCTTTGGCTTCGAAGGGATCGGGGGGCCGTCCAGGAGCACCGCCACGCAGTTTCTTCAGAAAATGCTCGCCTGGTTTGCGCTCCCAGCAGCGGTGGAGGGCCAGGAGCGCTTTACAGGCGTGCCCGTGAAGTTTAGGGTGCTGCCTCCTTTCCCCAACCCCTGCAACGAGTCCACTGCCTTTTTGGTGGAGTTGCCTGAGAGGGCTCGCCTGCGCGTCATGGTCGTGAATGCTGCGGGCAGGCTGGTCCGAGTGCTAGTGGACGAGGTACGTGAGGCAGGACGGTATCGCGAGACATGGGACGGCCGCGACTTGCTGGGCACGCCGGTATCCAGCGGCGTCTACATAGTGCGCGCAGAGGCGAATTCCCTGCGCGATAGCACAAAGCTGCTCGTGCTCCGGTGAACGCCGTGCCGCGGGTAAGGAGCGGCGCGTTTTAGGTGAGACACAAGCCTCTGCGCCGGACGCCGGGGAGTGCAGTCCTTAGGGAGCCGACCCACCCTTGCAGAAGGGGTCTGCCCGGGCGCTCTGCATTCGATGGGGCCTTTGCCATCGCGGTGGGGAAAGGGAAGGGGAGAACCCGCCTGCTGATGCTTTGCTCCAAGATGCCGGAACACCTGAAAGGGCGATGATTCCTCTCGCGGGCGGCAAAGGACGTGCCTGACTCTCGATGACTATCTTACTCCGCGGAACGCAAGTAGCAAGGGACGGGCCCTTCGTCGTGAGCTCAGGCGTATGCCGCTTCCCATCCAGTGTTGGCGACGATCCTCGCACGCGGGGACGTGCTCCCGTCGGGGCTGTTTCTCAGCCTGCAGGGGTTTTGCCGCCTAATGGGCGGCATTCGAGCACCTTTGGCCGCTGGGGTGGCGAAAAATACAGGCCTTGGTCAATTGCCTGACGCGGAACATCTCTTGAGTTTGTCCGTATGAAGGCATCGTAGACTCCTCCTTCCATAGTGAACGCGCGAGAATAAGAAGGCAGGAAGAGGGGTATAGTGAAGGGCGCCAGGCTCGAGGGCTGCTGTTACCTCCGCCTCTTGGGACCCAATCGCGGGCGGGATAGAGCACTGCACGGAGGCACTCATGAGCAGATTGATGCGCGGTGTGCATAGGGCATGCGTCGGTATAGTACTTGCGCTGGTCACAGGCTGGTACTCGGCACGCGCTCAACAGATTGCTCCTCCCGAGGTGATGGACAAGCTCGCCAGGGCTGGAGGGGTCCAACAGCATCCAGAGGCAAACTCGGTTCTGGTAGAGATGAAGACGGAATACGTTTACCAGGCGGACGGCACCTACGTCTCCAAGGTCTATGGCCTACGGAAGATTCTTAGCGACCAAGGAAAAAGGCAGCAGGGCCAGCAGCGCTTCCAATACTACCGCAAGTACGACCGCATCCATGTGAACCTGGCGCGAGTGGTGAAGCCTAATGGCACGGTTGTTCAAGTTCCTGAGGAGAACATCAAAGACCAGACCATCCCGGAAGTGGCGGCTATGAACATCTACGAGCCGGACATGAGGCAGGTGGTCATCACTTTCCCCGGTCTGGAAGTCGGCGACGCGATCGAATACGCCGTTGTGGACAGCTGCCACCGGGCAGTCATCCCGGGCGAGTTCGACTGTATGTACTTTTTCCAGGAAACGGACCCAGTGATGTACGATGAGCTGGTGGTCACCGGTCCATCTTCGGTTCCT
The nucleotide sequence above comes from candidate division KSB1 bacterium. Encoded proteins:
- a CDS encoding carbohydrate binding family 9 domain-containing protein, with translation AEGKGANRAAEQHRVIDAVRTPVRPQIDGSLEDSVWQALPFQGEFVQREPAEGAPASEPTQVGILYDEENLYLGVKCYDSEPHRVVAREMLRDTQLDDDDNFEIVIDSYRDRRSGFYFVVNPHGAKRDAVFSNEGRNFNPAWDGIWRCRAQVNRLGWFAEIAIPWKTLRFARQDTQVWGINFARTIRRKNEYVYWQLVPRDVGWAGLFRLSHAGTLRGLAGLQGGGAVDLKPYVAGGLQRDAQTGFSTLRRQALGLDAKVLLSPNLVVDLTMNPDFAQVEADREQVNLTRFSLYFPEKRDFFLEGGDVFSFGSGRGRGGGNVELFYSRRIGLVQGTAIPILGGAKVVGKVGDYQVGALNVLTERTRLSDGQVVPPTNFAVLRLRRDLMSRASLGVLMTSMQEFGQAAYGHAFGVDGIFPLNDHLTVSGWLAGELGSDAEGPWHKALSRRTASEVNVRYASDLWSFGGGLQDVGGAFDPAMGFVRRRDFRRAQLHAEYSPRPANASLVRQFSYEVNADWRTDHTGLLLDSGLGASFGVRFQNSARLNLGLEREYEWLPEDWEVRPGFLVPRGAYSGYDAYVEANSDRGRGLSGSVDVHVGDYYTGRSLQVGTGAELTSIARVKVMLNYNHNLISMAEKQFRTNTVGMRLFYFFSTELYCKAYVQWNDDRLSYEGRQRLLSNFLVRWIYSSGSDLYVVVNDGRLIGPDGHEITNRAVLLKVTRFLRT
- a CDS encoding M1 family aminopeptidase translates to MRRTFGWVSIALWVAVSPWFPRAYAQRPYDVTYYQLNIRIDPSTETIQGVATVGFVSRDSALTAIQLDLSGALTVSAVGGSATGFAHEGDRLTVQLQRAMEPGEEGRVNISYGGRPRNVGGLGMVFARAANAPSVHTISCPYHAYLWMPCNDYPGDKADSVRLVVTVPASMVVASNGRLLRQEVHSDGTTTYTWLESHPIATYLICITAGRYTTITDSYTSIDGTAVPLQYFVYPGDASKAQEDFSVIPRAMMAFERWFGPYPFADEKYGMAECQMIFGGMEHQTMTTIHPAYITGTHANDDVFVHELAHMWWGDCVTVENWHHCWLNEGFASYAEALYTEYYFGREAYHQYMNGDLNALAYKDPVYRYDLTNAMGIFDLVVYRKGAWILHMLRGMVGDSLFKEILGLYRARHAYGNATTEDFRQVCEDVSGRDLGWFFQEWVYEPWHPEYHYGYKVEDRGEGHSARYRVRLFVDQEQEVGPLFHMPLHMEVRHKGGSAYEYHLIPQIEERNLRLCWDTEVRPDTILIDPDGWVLKEVRCTTTPLLRLKGASVVHDSGNNNGRAEAGEVVEMVVRIVNRGVDADDVRVTLLCADPAITVSADTAAIDSLWHREEAEVGPFVFTVSDTATARRVPFVVRAWSADGHVAHDTLHVGVGQAPILLLDDDGGAAYEGYYQRALAELGLYIDYWDAAKDGPPGPQLLGTYRTVLWFTGDDDTTSLTAHEQGLVAEYLDNGGHLILTGQNISSDLFGRGSAADSAFCARYLKCTLVKPGTSDYTMMGVAGDPVAGGMVLSLRGQYGAGNQTAPDVVAPLSPAVMMLKYLPGQGAAAVRWHDPATGAKLIYLAFGFEGIGGPSRSTATQFLQKMLAWFALPAAVEGQERFTGVPVKFRVLPPFPNPCNESTAFLVELPERARLRVMVVNAAGRLVRVLVDEVREAGRYRETWDGRDLLGTPVSSGVYIVRAEANSLRDSTKLLVLR